The genomic window GAAGGCGACGACGCCTCCGCGCTCAGCGCGCCAGGCGTCGACGTAGAAACGGGTGTCTTCCTCGAACCCCGGGCCGGGGTCGAGCGTCTCGTCCCCGAACACATCCGTCAGATAGTTCAGCCGCGCGATGTAAGTGCGGTCGGATTCTGTGGTCTCACGGAGGTGAAAGTTACTCATGGAGTAACAGATTAGAACAACTCGCTGGAGGCGATCTTCGCGCCCTCCGCAAGCGAGCCGAGCTTGGCCCACGCGATGTCGCGGTGGATGCGCCCGCCCAGGCCACAATCAGCGGAGGCGACGACGTTCTCCGGGCCGACGAGGTCGGCGAAACGGATGATGCGGTCGGCGACCAAGCGCGGGTGCTCAAGGGCGTTGGTGTTGTGGGAGATCACGCCCGGGTAGAGCTTGAGGCCCTCCGGCAGTTCGCGGTTCTGCCAGACGCGCCACTCGTGCGCGTGGCGCGGGCCGGCGGACTCGAAGGACAGTCCGCCGACCTTGGCCTCGAGGATGACGTCGACGATGTCGGCGAAGGGGACGTCGGTGGAGTGCGGTCCGTGCCAGGACCCCCAGCAGATGTGCAGCAGGGTCTGCTCGCGCGGCAGGCCTTCGATGGCGGTGTTGATGGCGTCGATGCGTACCTTAAGGAAGTCGAGGTAGCCGTCGAGCGTCGGTTCCGGGTTGATCTGATCCCAGCTCTCGGCCAGATCCGGGGCGTCGATCTGGACGGTGAAACCGGCGTCCGTGATGGCCTTGTACTCCTGGCCCATTGGCTTGGCGGCGGCCAACACGGCGGCGTCCTGGTCCTCGTAGTATTCGTTGGTCAACCGCACCGCGGAGCCCGGGGACACGGCGGCGAGGAAACCGGCGTTGTCTGCGCCGGCGGCGTCGAGGCCGCCACGCAGCAGGGCGGTGTCGCGGGCGACGGCGTCGGCGCCGA from Corynebacterium maris DSM 45190 includes these protein-coding regions:
- a CDS encoding epoxyalkane--coenzyme M transferase — translated: MSADRILTTHVGSLPRPKELIEANYQRSKGQIDDAEFNRVLEESARRVVAKQLEIGIDVINEGEYGHLMNAEIDYGAWWSYVFTRLSGLEVIDAERHAAALAKRPTDKVVLSEFMARRDFEAFPAVYAESDAGENFDKEEGDVTEFPAVTGPIEYIGADAVARDTALLRGGLDAAGADNAGFLAAVSPGSAVRLTNEYYEDQDAAVLAAAKPMGQEYKAITDAGFTVQIDAPDLAESWDQINPEPTLDGYLDFLKVRIDAINTAIEGLPREQTLLHICWGSWHGPHSTDVPFADIVDVILEAKVGGLSFESAGPRHAHEWRVWQNRELPEGLKLYPGVISHNTNALEHPRLVADRIIRFADLVGPENVVASADCGLGGRIHRDIAWAKLGSLAEGAKIASSELF